ttttttttttttttgagagggagtctcgctctgttgcccaggctggagtgcagtggcacgatcttggctcactgcaaactctgcctcccgggttcatgccattctcctgcttcagcctcctgagtagttgggattacaggtgcctgccaccacgcccggctaattttttgtatttttagtagagacggggtttcaccttgttagccaggatggtcttgatctcctgacctcgtgatccacccacctcggcctcccaaagtgctgggattacaggtgtgagccaccgcacctgacatTCAACCTTCTTTTTCTTGAGTTTTCTACTCTGCTGTCATCTTCCACTCATTTCTGCTTCATTTTGTGATTCATTAACAGAAAAGGAAGCGGAATGGAATAAAATCCCCTTGATACAGTACAATTATACATGAATGGCTGTAATGTGAAGAGCATCACACACGAAGAGAGCCATCTTCCAAAAATAAGTTTATACACTCTCTCCTCTAATTGCATCAGGACTTTACCAGATAGCATTCTTTCAGCTCTGAAAAAGGAAATGCCTAAAAGagcttccaaactcatttttgaATAATACTAGGCTACAAGGAATTACATTGTGAATTCATTAAGGGTAACACCAAACCACTAAACAGCACTGTTCGTACAGAAATGTTGAAAAGCTGTGGAAATAATTTAGTGGCCATTTCTGTAGGAATTTCACTTCTTTTACTCTTAGTGGTTTGTGGAATTGGGTGTGTTTGGCACTGTAAACACCATGTTGCCACACGATTTACCTTACCGAGGTTTTTgcaaaggagaagcagcaggAGAAAAGTCTGTACTAAAACATTCTTGGGCCCCCGCATCGTTGGCTTAAGGCATAAAATCTCAGTTGAAACCCAAGACCACAAATCTGCTGTCAAGGGAAATAACATACACAAAAActatgaaaatgtggaagcaggtCCTCCCAAAGTTAAAGGAAAAACCGATAAGGAACTATATGAAAACACACAGCAGTCCAATTTCGAGGAGCATATCTATGGAAATGAGACATCTTCTGACTATTATAACTTCCAGAAGCCTCGTCCTTCTGAAGTTCCTCAAGATGAAGATATATACATTCTTCCAGATTCATATTAGCTTTTCAAAATACTGACTTTTGTTATTGGATGACAAATACTCACTGTAATTTTTCAacagcaaagacctggaatcaaactaaatgtttatcaacagtggactggataaagaaaatgtggtgacaccatagaatactatgcggccataaaaaagaacaaaactaacatgggaacagaaaatcaaataccacatgttctcacttagaagtgggagctaaataataagaacacatggacagaaagagaggaacaacagacactagagcctacttgagggaggacgGTGGAAAGAGGGGGAggttcaggggaaaaaaaactatcaggtactatgcttagtatacaggtgatgaaataatctgtacaccaaacccccaagTCACAAATGTTCctgcataacaaacctgcacatgtacccctgaacataaaattaaaattaaaatactgaaaataattcACTGTGATTTTTATTGTACTGATGCCATTATTAATCAAGTTCTGATAAGTAGGTAGTCTCTGCTCTATCTCCACCTTTCTGAACCCTATGTGTATCACTTTGGATTAATTCTAGATATCTTCTCCACCCTCCTTGCCCCAGACTGAATCTGTATTATGTGATACTGAGTCTTCTTTCTAAATGTTACCTGttatctctttcctttatttctactATTATCTTTATCTGGATCAGAATTATTGTCATAGGCTCCTAACTGGTCCTCCTGCTTCTAGTTTCTACCCACTCAATCAATTACCCATGGTGCTGCCAGATTTATCTTCAGAAAATATTCTCAACAGCAGcatcatttattttgcttaaagtGTTTTAATGCCCCCtctttgcaaaagacataataCCCATAATTTGAACTCCAAAATTGATGATTTTCCACAGTTGGTTCCAATTCTGTTTTCCAATGACTTCTCCTACTATCTCTCATTTCTTTGCTTTCAGCAGAATCATCTCGAAACCTGCCAAACTTATCCTTCCTTCACAGCTTtgcttttctccctcctctctcaaGCCTGCTTCAGATTATAAGTTCTTCTGCACATCTCCTGAATCACTCCAAACCTgcatttacctttttattttctgatataaGTTTTGATGCCTCTTCAATTCTTAGGACATTTAAACATATGAATGTTGCCACAGCATTTTATTACCTAGCTTCATATGAAAATGTCTTAAATTCCCACCTGAATGAAAAGAAACTGCCTCTTATGATGTTCTAGGCATTTTTAGCCCAAATGCCTAGAACATCATATGAGGCACTAAATGTCTCATGTTTTACTGACGAGAATTGAACTGTACATTTTGCTGAGTAGTTTTGAGGAAAAGAATCTAATAAATTCATCTATTATTCATCCAtgcagtgaatatttgttgagtatcttCTGTCTACTTGCTATTGTGCTGTGCACATGGGGGACATGGGTTGGTGGAGGGGTTACAATAGTAAAAAGAGAGACATGGATCCTGAACACATACGGTCtagtagaaaagaaaagatagtaaacaaatgaatacaaTGCTGGTCATGAAGCTATGATAGCTCATCTCTAAATCTACTCTTTTATTTGCTCCTCTGAATTGCTTAACCTGGGCTTCTGCAAACATTTCTTTTGCCAGGTGGATCCATTCTAGGCTCTACCAATAGGGGGCACTAAGGAAGACTGAAAGGCAATAGGAAGCAACAGGGAATTGCTCCTGCCTATTCTCTCTCTCACCCCCACAGGAATTATTGCTATGCGGTTTACTCCAGCATCACTGGTTGTTTGCAGCTTTCTAGTTTCTTTCATCACTCCCAGGACCAGCTTCTCTGCAACCTGTCAGAAGTGCCAGCACCAGCTAGGTGCACCCTCCCTTAGACTCTCACAGCCAGACCCTCCTCCAACTTCCTGAAGTGGTGCAGGAGACAAGTGACACCCTCAGAATTCTGCATCCCAGCCCGGCAGGGCTCCTCCTCTGAGGTCTGGTAACTCTCAACCAAGATTGTTACAGTTACTATCTATGTAGTACCTGTgtcccctttttgttttttcatcctGCCAATGCCTGTTTAGCCAATTATCTATATTAAATTCTCTCTGTTAAAACAAATTGACAtgatttctatttccctaagtggaTACGTATCAAAATGGTAGAAGGTGCTTTATAAAAAATTCTTCCTGTTTTTGAAAGCAATGGGGTTGGGTAGGAAagactattttcattttaatagggTGGTCAAAGAGGCCTCACTGGAGACCACTTAAATGAGACTTGAAGGCGGAAGGAAGCTATAATAAATGTGATGGGCAGAGGGTAAGAATGGGACCCACATGCGAAAATAATCTGGGGGCCTAAGAGAATTTATGGTGTTCTGGGAAGCCATTGTGGCTAGAGCTTCCTGAGGAAGGGTTGGAGGGACACCTGCTGGGTTGGTGAAGGAGGGAATAGGAGACCATGAGCTTCTTATAAGTCTTAGTATGTGGCTTTGACTCTAGTATAGGTGCAACGGGAATCAGTaaagggttttaagcagagaCATGATGATAACACtagtatttttgaaaagatttacTGGGTTGAGAAGTGACTGGAAAGAGGCCAAAATGGAAGTGGGTAAGGCAGCTAAGGAGCTTCTGCATTTAAGTTAGACCAGAGTGGCTGCAGTGCAGATAAACACATTGACAGTGCTGCCTGTCCTTCAAGAAGATGACACAGGACTTACTGACGGACTCAGCATGTGTGCTTGGTAGGGGAGGGGTAAGACTGGGAGTGTGGGAAAGAGAAAAGTTTACAGGGATAATTGCAAAGTACTTTACGGAGATGAGGAAGACTTAAAGAAGAAACAGGCTTGGAGGCCGCATCGGTTAGGAATGAGTTGGGCTGTAATGGCAGAAAACCACACTCCAGGGGCTTGGACACTGATAGTTCCATTTATTTCACCTAAAAAGGAGGCTACAGTTAGGCATTTGATGGCTAACGTCAGCTCAATGATGCCATATAGACAGGCCCAGGCTCTTTCTCTATTTCCTCTCTGCCACCCTTAGTGTTTCAACTTTTATCTTCATCTCTATAGCCTCACGGCCACCATATGGCTGCTGAATCTTTAAGCCTTCTATTCATGCTTCAGTCATGAAGAAGAAATGAGGGGAAAGAGCAGCACCAGGAGATATCTATCTCATTGCTCAGAATCGTGTCACACAGACACCATCAGGTGTAGGAGTGCATGGACAATTGAATTTTTACCTTTGGTAACCTCACAGAGtgggcagagaaagaaaagtggagtTGAAAATAGAATGTGATTCAGTCAACCTCTAATTCTTGTGACAGGAGCAAAATTCAGTTTTGAACATGTTTATTTTGACATTTCTTTATGTCCTGAGACCCAAGTAGAAGTATCCAGTTTGGTGTTGTATATGCACATTTGCATTTTGGAGGAAAGATCCTAGCTGGAGATGTAAATTTGATAGTCATGAGCATTTAGGTGGTATTTACAGGAATAATAATGGATGCCATCTCCTGGGAAGACACCAGGGGGAGCACAGAGTAGGGAATCAAgcaaggaggaaagggaggaatcTATAAGTTTTCCAGAAATTGCAATATTTTGAGGATAAATTAATGAGGAGACTCTGGTAAAGATTGCTGAGAAAGAGTGGCCAGTGAGGAGATCTCTATATGGCATCATTAAGCTGATATTAGCCATCAAAAGCCTAACTGTAGGCTACTTGTTAGCTGAAATGAATGGACTATTAGTGTCCAAGCCCGTGGAGTGTGGTTTTCTCTCATTAACAGCTTAACTCATTCTTAATACGGCCTCCAAACCTGTTTCTTCTGTAAGGCTTCCTCATCTCTGTAAAATACTTTGCAATTATCCCTGAAGACTCTTCTCTTTCCCACACTCCCAGTCTTACCCCTTCCCTACCAAACACACACTGAGTTCATCAGTAAGTCCTGTGCCATTTCCTTGAAGGATGGGCAGCATTATCAATGTGTTTATCTGCACTACAGCCACTCCAGTCTAACGTAAATGTAAAAGCTTAAATGTAAAAGAAGTAAATTCCTGTGATCTCTAAAAGTGGTGgtttataatgtaaaatatgtgaTATATTGACATTTGTCCATTATAATTGATTATCCAAAGTGTCAAAAGATGAAATTTCAACAGATTAAGTTTAAAGACTGAACTGGTTTTATTAGCAATTCATAAATCTGGCGCATCCCATTTAAAGGTTTAAACAGGTACTCCATTGGGCATGGCAGAAGAGTCTGTTTTTATAAGGCAACTTAAGCAAGGATGATAAAATAGTATAATCCAAAAAAAGGATTGGTTGACATCAGGTTACTTTAGGTTACTTTTCTTGTAATTACTGAAGCACAGGGGACTTCCTTTTCATGCAGGCTAAAATTGATCTGTTTGGGGATTTGGCTATTatctctctcctgatttctcaGGTCAGATAAACAACAAGTTTCAGTTTGGTGGGATGGAGCTTTGGCCTAAGTGACTCCATTTAGACTTGGTCTGTTGGAATCTAGTGCAGAAGTTCACTAATCAAATCAATGGACTCGCATAAATGTTATTTAACAAGAGATGTAGTGAATATTTGGCCTTTGTTTACTCTCTTTGACCGGAAAAGATAGTAAAAGAAGTATTTAGTCAATGATTCTTTACCTAATTCCCACCTtgacttcctttttaaattaattgtaaGTTCTTTATCAATTGCTGAGGGGAATAAAGAAATTCATCATTCAAGTTTCTCTTTTTACTATACATACCCTCCATTCTTCATCCCCTCTCCtatcctctcttctctccctccctctctcatttCTCCTCCCTCATCAATATGTTTCCtcatcctctttcttctcttctaattctttctttccccttcaaaTTCCTATCTCTTATCTGCATTCTTTATTACAGCATTTCTCTGCCTtctcaaaatctcaaaagtaAAGCTTGTTCACAAGAAATAAAGACGATAAAGTCTCTCTGCATCAGTTAAAAGTAGCAGTTCGTGTTTAGGTTataccattttaaaaaggaaCCACATGCAAACAATTTAAAAGGAAggatgttgggggtgggggaaggagacGGTAGCATTGAATACACTGCGTATGACTTTGTTACATACACACATAGGTGTGTTCACATTCCATGACTTACAGCCAGTCTGAGACTGGCCAGTGTCCAGCAACAATGAGCCCCTGATGTCTTGACTTTGCTTTCAGCCTCCAACATGAAACATTTTACTGCAATCTGCCTTATACTTCACTTCTCACCCTATTACTGATCTCCACAGCAACTGAACCCCTGATAAGCCCATTGAAAGCCTTGCTTTACAACCTCTCAGTTATTGCTTTGACCAGGACCTGTGGGGAGATTGGGATATTGGGCTCCAAGGAGGAgagctaaaagaaagaaatcaaaaagggGAGGTGATGCCTATATCCACATTGTTATGGGCTGGacttttgtgttctctgaaattcatacattgaagccTTACTTCCCAacgtgatggtatttggaggtggggctttgAGAGGAATtaataattaggtttagatgaggtcatgagggtgcaGCCCTCATAATGGAATTAGTGCTCTTAAAAGAGAACAgagttctctctgtctctctctgtctctgtctctctctttctcttttcctccctcccttccaccaccccccacccctgcctccccgcACCGTGTGAGGACACAATAAGaaagcagccatctgcaagccaggaagtgGGTTCTTACCAAGAAACAAATCAGacagcaccttgaccttggacttctcaaaCTTCAGAACTGTAATAAGTAAATGTCTATGATTTTAGGCACCCAATTTATGgtcttttgttatggcagtccaagCAGACACATGTTAAACTGCTGTTCTAAGCCataataactttttctttaaattcagaGAGTGACAAGTCCCATATTTACTTTTTGTTGCTTACCTTATATGATCACTTTCTGGCATTGGACTCTTGCTCCCTCTTTTTCCCCACTTATCATCCTTTgaagcttctttttctcttgtacAACTTTCAGTGGAGTGGTTCTTTATGATCTTTCCCTGGTTCCCAGCTCCTTTTCCTATTACTGTTTCCCTCGGTGATCAAGACATTTATACTTGAACTCTTCTACTCCAATATTTTTTGAAGCATTTAACCATATAGCTCAGCATCTACTACTTATTTTTATCTGATGTCCTACAGACACCTGAAATCCAGCACGGGCCAAACTAACGCATTGGGGTCAAGATTGGAGTGTCACTCAGAAATGGAGATGGAAACTGTGATGGAATAGAAGACTCAGGGATAAAGGGAGGACATCCATTGCATAGGTTACttaatcacaattttaaaaattgaaccaTTCAAAATGTTCAAGTGTCAAAAACATCAACCTCAAAATATCATGGTATCAGTGTACCAAGTATGGCAGTCTCCCTTATTTATGGGGAAAATGTTTCTGCACCTCCAGTGGATGCCTATATAcactatattttttctatatgtttgtatctatgataaagtttaatttataaactaggtatagtaagaaattaacaataataGTAAAAGGGAGCAATTACAACAATACTCTGTTCAAAACTTCATGGATAGAAATTCATTGTTACCATCGACTTTAGCTAACTCAGGATaccacttttttcttccttaagtcAAGAACTTTTACctttcactgaaaaaaatcactttacagcttctctttgCCATATCCGAATTGCCAGCAGCACTCCTCTTGCGCAGTAGgtgattttaaagtaaaataaggatGAATTGAACACCAACACTGTGAAACTGTGACAGTCGATTTGATAACCAAGCCTGTCACTCAGTGACAAAGGGACAGGGAGCACCTATGGCATGGAGATTCTGGATGCAGGAATGATTCACATCCCAGGCAGGACAAAGTGAGATGAGGCAAGATTTCATCACACACCTTACCACAGCACACAATTGAGAAcgtattaaattattcatttgaaattttcGATTTAATACATATGGACCATTGTTGACCACTGAAAACTGAAACCTAGGAACATGAAACCACAGGCGAGAGAGGACTGCTGTCCTGAGTAGTGGCATCTTCAACATCAATACCTGGCTCAAACAGTGTGTGACTGTGATTCCCAGTCCCTGAAGCCAGGTGGTGTCACATTTGGAGACAGTGTGTCTTTCCTGTTCCCTGGCTTCTGAGTGAGGAGTTCTAAAATGCACCAATGTGTATGTAGTAGCAAGAAGGGGTCCAGGGCCTGCTAGGCAGCAGGCTAGAGGACTTCTTTGACAATTACAGGTGCATGGCTTAGTAatgccatttattttattcaattcaaCACTTTCATTTactgcttatttttaaatcttcttagGATAGTTACATTAAACAGAACCTAAAAATTGATGTTTAGTGGAATCTGTCATAATAAAAAGACgaagaattttgaaattttttcactTTGAGTGACTGGATATTCACTGATATCAGTGAATATCTCAGATATCAGTAAAAAACAGGAAGACTGCAAATATATCTTGAATGAAAAGTACATTCTAGTGGATACTTGCAGTGGGATGGAAAGGAGGTTCAGAATATCAAGATTAGGAGATTTACAGCAAATGGCTTAGAAGATCTAGCAGGGAAAAGTGCTTTCAgtcatataacaaatatttaacaaatgcCTATGATGTAGTAAGGCCTGGGAGGGCAGTGGGAATTCAGCAGTGGGGTTGTTGGGTGAAGGGTGGAGAAATGGACACTGCCCCAATACTCAGAATGTTCACAAACTACAAAAGAGGTATGATATTTACAGGGGTTACTAAAGTACGATAATGGTACAATAAGGAAGCACATGGTGTAACAAAAGACCAAAGCCAGGGTGTAGGAAAACTTTCCTGTGGAAAGTGACATCTAAACTGATATCTGAAGGACCAGTAGGAAATAGCCAGACAGAGACTGAGGGAATGGTCCTCCTATAAGGGAGGATAACACGGGAGGGTCCAGAGCATAGGGTGTGTTCAAGAATCTGAAAGAAAGTAAACACTTGAGCATCATGTGTAAAAGAAGGGTAAGAGGAAGGCAGTAAGCTGCGAGGAAAGCTCAGATGATTCATTTAAATAACAGATTAAggaatttggactttatcctaGTAATTGTGACATTCATGATATCAGAATATGGTCTGAGAAGGCAGAAATGCTGCTGCTTTTTCCAAGAAAAACCCACAAGGCATTGCAAGCAAAGAATTTCTGAGCTGCAACAGAATATGGGAAGCAAGATTTTGAAGTTGAGGACATAAGACTTGATTTCAGGAAGCACATGTCAAAAAGTTATAAGATAAATAGTGCTCTCCAGAGGTGTGTTTCTTTAAGCCTCtgcagtttttaatttaaattcagctcctgtagttttgcattttaagaTTCTCCCAATAGAGAAGGGAATTAAGCAAATGAGAGAGGCTCAAACAAAAGGAAGCACAGAAGATGGTAAATTGCCAAATGCAATCAAGGCTGGTGAAGGTGTGACTGCAGCAATTGACCTACATTGTTGCCATGGAAACCAAAGCTCCGTGGTCCTGGAGTGCTTTCCCTTTGAAAGGACAGACTGGCTTTAGAGAATAGTTAAGACTCTGCAAATTACGGATGTTGGATCATCCATTGTCACATGTATTCTAAATTCTTGTTAGTGAAGGAGACAATGGCTACCTGGGTCTGAGTTGAACTCCCCAGCAGCCAAGAGGCTGTCAAAAGCCTAAGACTGAGACTCAGTAAAGGGCAGAGTTTAGCTGTTGCCTCAGGCTCACTTACCCAGGTCCACCCTAGACTAAACTGGACTGACATAGAAGAGGAACACAATGAGCTAGGTTTGATATGttaacaaatgatttttaaaatgtcacattaGGAGATatgaaactcattttaaaaatacaaatttatgttTGGTGTTTTTCTTCCTAGTTATTTGCAAGAAGACTGTAGCCCACATTAAATGCCTAGCGTTGGAGTGCACTCTTTGCACCAGCACCATATTTAGGCTTTATGTGAAGTATCTGTCTTAATTCACCAACGATTCCATCTCGCAGATATTGTTAATACtcacattttacaggtgagatgATTGAACTTAAGGAAGTTAAAATTGGGCCAAAGATCTTGGAATGAATAAGAAATACAGGCAATATTTCAACCCAGGCATTCTGATGGGATTGACTTATTCGAGTTCTTTTTTTATAGTATTATTAGTAGATGATAATATCTTTTGTCTTCACATCATGGAATTTCAAATCCAGAAAATAACTTGGAAATCATCTAGACCAACTTCcttattttgaaaatgataaCAATGAGTGCCAGAAAGTTTATGTGACTTTCCTAAGTTCACACACTGAATTAATGACTAACCCAGATCAGAATTCAGGGCTCCTGGAAAAAGGAATGCTGATACACTATTGGCGGGATTGTAAATTAATTCAATCTCTATGGGAAACAGTACGGAACGAaatatagaactaccattt
This DNA window, taken from Macaca fascicularis isolate 582-1 chromosome 6, T2T-MFA8v1.1, encodes the following:
- the GAPT gene encoding protein GAPT; this encodes MLKSCGNNLVAISVGISLLLLLVVCGIGCVWHCKHHVATRFTLPRFLQRRSSRRKVCTKTFLGPRIVGLRHKISVETQDHKSAVKGNNIHKNYENVEAGPPKVKGKTDKELYENTQQSNFEEHIYGNETSSDYYNFQKPRPSEVPQDEDIYILPDSY